From Halomicrobium salinisoli, the proteins below share one genomic window:
- the priS gene encoding DNA primase small subunit PriS, whose protein sequence is MDERTRAYLRGRFGDYYRRAELTPPPDADQREWGFIPWTDGPGETMVRHRSLLDLGDLSDFLQRKRPRHVYFSAGRYEEPSASSMAEKEWQSSDLVFDLDADHLPSVQPGEDSYAEMLAACKDALLRLLDFLENDFGFEDLTVVFSGGRGYHVHVRDDGIQGLERDARREIVDYVRGIGLEFDQLVDEEAVAGTAGRSSPAQKRTLSTEGGWSGRAHRHVLSVVDDLLERDEEDALAELQSYEGIGEGKATAALTAARNNYDQLAAGNIDVHPAFYEIAKILLAEVVAEDNAPIDEPVTTDTNRLIRLPGSLHGGSGLAVRRIDRDAIGEFDPLVDAVPDTFRNHEIAVEVHDDGAGPVELGGDSFTVEPGHTVLPEHVGIFLMARGRAEKGEE, encoded by the coding sequence ATGGACGAGCGCACCCGGGCGTACCTCCGCGGTCGGTTCGGCGATTACTACCGAAGAGCGGAGCTGACGCCGCCCCCGGACGCCGACCAGCGGGAGTGGGGTTTCATCCCGTGGACCGACGGCCCGGGGGAGACGATGGTGCGCCACCGATCGCTGCTGGACCTCGGTGACCTCTCCGACTTCCTCCAGCGCAAGCGCCCACGGCACGTCTACTTCTCCGCCGGGCGCTACGAGGAGCCCAGCGCGTCCTCGATGGCCGAGAAGGAGTGGCAGTCCTCGGACCTCGTGTTCGACCTCGACGCCGACCACCTGCCCTCCGTACAGCCCGGCGAGGACAGCTACGCCGAGATGCTCGCCGCCTGCAAGGACGCCCTCCTGCGGCTGCTGGACTTCCTCGAGAACGACTTCGGCTTCGAGGACCTGACCGTGGTCTTCTCGGGCGGGCGGGGCTACCACGTCCACGTCCGCGACGACGGGATCCAGGGCCTGGAACGGGACGCCCGCCGGGAGATCGTCGACTACGTGCGCGGCATCGGCCTGGAGTTCGACCAGCTGGTCGACGAGGAGGCCGTCGCGGGCACCGCCGGCCGGTCGAGCCCCGCACAGAAGCGCACCCTCTCGACCGAGGGCGGGTGGAGCGGGCGCGCGCACCGACACGTCCTCTCGGTCGTCGACGACCTGCTGGAGCGGGACGAGGAGGACGCGCTCGCGGAACTGCAGTCCTACGAGGGGATCGGCGAGGGCAAGGCCACGGCGGCCCTGACCGCCGCCCGGAACAACTACGACCAGCTCGCCGCGGGCAACATCGACGTCCACCCGGCGTTCTACGAGATCGCGAAGATACTGCTGGCCGAGGTGGTCGCCGAGGACAACGCCCCCATCGACGAACCGGTGACGACCGACACGAACCGGCTCATCCGCCTGCCGGGCAGCCTCCACGGCGGATCCGGACTCGCAGTCAGGCGGATCGACCGCGACGCCATCGGCGAGTTCGACCCGCTGGTCGACGCCGTCCCGGACACCTTCCGGAACCACGAGATCGCCGTCGAGGTGCACGATGACGGGGCCGGCCCCGTCGAGCTGGGGGGCGATAGCTTTACGGTGGAGCCCGGTCACACAGTACTTCCTGAACACGTGGGCATCTTCCTGATGGCCCGCGGCCGCGCCGAGAAAGGTGAAGAATGA
- a CDS encoding GNAT family N-acetyltransferase produces the protein MSVNVESRIVERGDDDYVDAAWQLKERIREEEGVLRQRRGFFRSAYRRSKVYVYVDRSEDRLVGFAAVRNDGYVLFLAVDRNYRGHGFGKRLIARVAEDYGSVTCHARATNDAAIGFYEHLGFEVRRRIDNYYEDGGDALYLKLGDDTFRDKLSKLLH, from the coding sequence GTGAGCGTCAACGTCGAATCGCGGATCGTCGAGCGGGGCGACGACGACTACGTGGACGCCGCCTGGCAGCTGAAGGAGCGGATCCGCGAGGAGGAGGGGGTTCTGCGACAGCGCCGCGGCTTCTTCCGCAGCGCCTACCGCCGCTCGAAGGTCTACGTCTACGTCGACCGCTCGGAGGACCGGCTCGTCGGCTTCGCGGCCGTGCGAAACGACGGCTACGTCCTCTTCCTGGCGGTCGACCGGAACTACCGCGGCCACGGGTTCGGCAAGCGGCTGATCGCCCGGGTGGCCGAGGACTACGGGTCGGTCACCTGCCACGCCCGGGCGACCAACGATGCGGCCATCGGCTTCTACGAGCACCTCGGGTTCGAGGTGCGCCGGCGCATCGACAACTACTACGAGGACGGCGGAGACGCCCTCTACCTCAAGCTCGGCGACGACACCTTCCGCGACAAGCTCTCGAAGCTCCTGCACTAA
- a CDS encoding DoxX family protein produces MDRRPLAAAVAALCLPLLARPALAHVDYVTDPVGGTVDAVAFVREVLSDPTNAALFAGATVVSVAALGTYLRYRPTVPDLAVLRETLASYDDLVPWMLRLSLGLPLVGAGFQGYLFAPTVSFDPAANPLLRLALIAVGFFTLFGLATRFVTLGGLALYALALAVDPGVVLAMEYVPGFLALLIVGGGRPSADDILQRVAATDGTLYGRVDRVHLLKGWLDERTTPYRAAVPAILRVGMGVTFVYLGVIQKLADPARSLQVVEKYDLTAVIPVDPGMWVLGAGLLEAVVGLFLIAGLLTRFGAAVAFLLFTTTLFGLPDDPVLAHVTLFGMASAVFTLGAGPLSLDRWLGDAPAGDRDVVPAGD; encoded by the coding sequence ATGGACAGACGACCCCTCGCCGCCGCGGTCGCCGCGCTGTGTCTCCCCCTGCTGGCGCGGCCCGCGCTCGCGCACGTCGACTACGTGACGGATCCGGTCGGCGGGACCGTCGACGCCGTCGCGTTCGTCCGCGAGGTGCTGTCGGACCCGACCAACGCCGCGCTGTTCGCCGGAGCGACCGTCGTCAGCGTCGCCGCGCTCGGGACCTACCTCCGGTACCGGCCGACGGTCCCCGACCTCGCGGTGCTGCGGGAGACGCTCGCGAGCTACGACGACCTCGTCCCGTGGATGCTCCGACTGAGCCTGGGGCTCCCGCTGGTCGGTGCCGGCTTCCAGGGCTACCTGTTCGCGCCGACCGTCTCGTTCGACCCCGCCGCGAACCCGCTGCTCAGGCTGGCGTTGATCGCCGTCGGCTTCTTCACCCTGTTCGGCCTGGCGACGCGGTTCGTCACGCTCGGCGGCCTGGCGCTGTACGCGCTCGCGCTGGCGGTCGACCCCGGCGTCGTCCTCGCGATGGAGTACGTTCCCGGCTTCCTCGCGCTGCTGATCGTCGGCGGCGGCCGTCCCAGCGCCGACGACATCCTCCAGCGCGTCGCCGCCACCGACGGGACGCTGTACGGCCGGGTCGACCGCGTCCACCTCCTGAAGGGCTGGCTCGACGAGCGCACGACCCCGTATCGCGCCGCCGTCCCGGCCATCCTGCGCGTCGGGATGGGCGTCACCTTCGTCTACCTCGGCGTGATCCAGAAGCTCGCCGACCCCGCCCGCTCGCTCCAGGTCGTCGAGAAGTACGATCTGACCGCGGTGATTCCCGTCGACCCCGGCATGTGGGTGCTCGGTGCCGGCCTGCTGGAGGCCGTCGTCGGTCTCTTCCTGATCGCCGGCCTGCTCACCCGGTTCGGCGCCGCCGTGGCCTTCCTCCTGTTCACGACGACGCTGTTCGGCCTCCCGGACGACCCGGTGCTCGCTCACGTCACCCTCTTCGGGATGGCCTCCGCCGTGTTCACGCTCGGCGCCGGCCCGCTCTCGCTGGACCGCTGGCTCGGCGACGCCCCCGCGGGCGACCGCGACGTCGTCCCCGCGGGCGACTGA
- a CDS encoding RtcB family protein has product MTTYDAGEFTLEKVRDYVWEIPQEGEMNAPARVLASEALLDEISEDKTLQQLRNATQLPGVRKYALCMPDGHQGYGFPVGGVAGIDAENGCISPGAVGYDINCLPGNATVRLSFGRRAPIESLRDRFEDEEAMVAGEDFAPSDIRLFTESGEKTVYEVETATGERIEATADHPFLTRDGMVDLADLEPGDSVFVQPFEGIEDAEPEEETLLTEEDFSEYNWQIRRVLEKRDLLPLQTTDEAFNHLLKILGFFTGDGSFGGEGQVWFYGDPGDLESIREDVRAVGFKPSKVYARERDHDIDGKSFQTTEHSFKTTSKAFRLLIRKLGAPVGEKIASGFTTPGYFEHLADWQKALYYSAYFGAEMNAPAPQHNKNLYCPKVSQTRTVDTADAGESFLRDLADFLADLGIETNAIERFDDDSNSERDVVRLRLGVKNDSENLIRFFSRVGFRYNRAKREKTVAAIQYLKTKEREIERRESIATEARTMADGGASADEIKDEFEINGRFVERSIWSGRSGRPRPGDDFPNFEEYLESVEIRDDLTVETEITSIREAGEKLVYDIGVEHEAHNFVADGFVVSNCGVRMMKTNLRYDDVRGREEELVDALFEAIPSGLGGGGIHDSSDGDVEAVLDRGVDWALEEGYAVESDLAHCEDEGRRPDADPGAVSQKAKDRGKNQLGSLGSGNHFLEVQRVTDVYRADVAEEFGLAEDQVVVLIHCGSRGLGHQVCTDYLRDIEQAHQGLLNELPDKELAAAPAGSHLAEEYYGAMCAAINFAWVNRQLIMHRTREVFEDVFDRDWREMEMELLYDVAHNIAKKEVHTVDGEDRELFVHRKGATRAFPAGRPELPPAYADVGQPIIIPGSMGAGSYVLRGGENSLGETFGSTAHGAGRLMSRTEAKSRYWGGDVQDDLRDQQRIYVKAQDGATIAEEAPGVYKDVDEVVRVSDALGIGDRVARTFPICNIKG; this is encoded by the coding sequence ATGACCACCTACGACGCGGGCGAGTTCACCCTGGAGAAGGTCCGGGACTACGTCTGGGAGATTCCCCAAGAAGGGGAGATGAACGCGCCGGCGCGCGTCCTCGCCAGCGAGGCGCTGCTCGACGAGATCAGCGAGGACAAGACCCTCCAGCAGCTGCGCAACGCCACGCAGCTCCCCGGCGTGCGGAAGTACGCGCTGTGCATGCCCGACGGCCACCAGGGGTACGGCTTCCCCGTCGGCGGGGTGGCCGGCATCGACGCCGAAAACGGCTGTATTTCGCCCGGAGCGGTCGGCTACGACATCAACTGCCTTCCGGGCAACGCTACTGTCCGCCTGTCGTTCGGCCGCCGAGCGCCGATCGAATCGCTCCGGGACCGATTCGAGGACGAGGAAGCGATGGTCGCCGGCGAGGACTTCGCTCCCTCTGACATCCGACTGTTCACAGAGTCTGGCGAGAAGACGGTCTACGAGGTCGAGACCGCTACAGGCGAGCGGATCGAGGCCACGGCCGATCACCCCTTCCTGACGCGTGACGGGATGGTCGACCTCGCGGACCTGGAACCCGGCGACTCGGTGTTCGTCCAGCCGTTCGAGGGCATCGAGGACGCGGAACCCGAGGAGGAGACGCTCCTCACGGAGGAGGACTTCTCGGAGTACAACTGGCAGATCCGGCGCGTCCTCGAGAAACGGGACCTCCTCCCGTTGCAAACCACTGATGAGGCGTTCAATCACCTGCTGAAGATCCTCGGGTTCTTCACCGGCGACGGCTCGTTCGGCGGCGAGGGGCAGGTCTGGTTCTACGGCGATCCGGGGGACCTCGAATCGATCCGCGAGGACGTCCGCGCCGTCGGATTCAAACCGTCGAAGGTCTACGCCCGCGAGCGCGACCACGATATCGACGGCAAGTCCTTCCAGACCACCGAGCATAGCTTCAAGACGACCTCGAAAGCGTTCCGGCTCCTGATCCGCAAGCTCGGGGCTCCGGTCGGCGAGAAGATCGCGTCCGGGTTCACGACGCCGGGGTACTTCGAGCACCTCGCCGACTGGCAGAAGGCGCTCTACTACAGCGCGTACTTCGGCGCGGAGATGAACGCGCCCGCCCCGCAGCACAACAAGAACCTCTACTGCCCGAAGGTCTCACAGACCCGGACCGTCGACACGGCCGACGCCGGCGAGTCGTTCCTGAGAGACCTGGCCGACTTCCTCGCCGATCTCGGTATCGAGACCAACGCTATCGAGCGGTTCGACGACGACTCCAACAGCGAGCGGGACGTCGTGCGTCTCCGGCTCGGGGTCAAGAACGACTCCGAGAACCTGATCCGCTTCTTCTCGCGAGTCGGGTTCCGGTACAACCGGGCGAAGCGGGAGAAGACCGTCGCGGCGATCCAGTACCTCAAGACGAAGGAGCGGGAGATCGAACGCCGCGAGTCCATCGCGACCGAGGCGAGGACGATGGCCGATGGCGGTGCGTCGGCCGACGAGATCAAAGACGAGTTCGAGATCAACGGCCGATTCGTCGAGCGGAGTATCTGGAGCGGTCGTTCGGGGCGCCCGAGGCCGGGCGACGACTTCCCGAACTTCGAGGAGTACCTCGAGTCCGTCGAGATCCGCGACGATCTGACCGTCGAGACGGAGATCACGTCGATCAGGGAAGCCGGCGAGAAGCTCGTCTACGACATCGGCGTCGAGCACGAGGCGCACAACTTCGTCGCCGACGGGTTCGTCGTCTCCAACTGCGGCGTGAGGATGATGAAAACGAACCTCCGCTACGACGACGTCCGGGGCCGCGAGGAGGAACTTGTGGACGCGCTGTTCGAAGCGATCCCCTCCGGCCTGGGCGGCGGGGGAATTCACGACAGCTCTGACGGCGACGTCGAGGCGGTGCTGGACCGCGGCGTCGACTGGGCGCTGGAGGAGGGCTACGCCGTCGAGTCGGACCTCGCCCACTGCGAGGACGAGGGGCGCCGCCCGGACGCGGACCCGGGTGCGGTCTCCCAGAAGGCGAAAGACCGCGGGAAGAACCAGCTCGGGTCGCTTGGCTCGGGCAACCACTTCCTGGAGGTCCAGCGCGTGACGGACGTCTACCGCGCCGACGTCGCCGAAGAGTTCGGACTGGCCGAGGACCAGGTCGTCGTCCTGATCCACTGCGGGTCTCGGGGTCTGGGCCATCAGGTCTGCACGGACTACCTGCGGGACATCGAGCAGGCCCACCAGGGGCTGCTGAACGAGCTCCCGGACAAGGAGCTCGCGGCGGCGCCCGCGGGCTCGCACCTCGCCGAGGAGTACTACGGTGCGATGTGCGCGGCGATCAACTTCGCGTGGGTCAACCGCCAGCTGATCATGCACCGGACCCGGGAGGTGTTCGAAGACGTGTTCGACCGCGACTGGCGCGAGATGGAGATGGAGCTGCTGTACGACGTCGCCCACAACATCGCGAAGAAGGAGGTCCATACTGTCGACGGGGAGGACCGCGAGCTGTTCGTCCACCGCAAGGGCGCGACGCGGGCGTTCCCGGCGGGGCGGCCGGAGCTACCGCCGGCGTACGCCGACGTCGGCCAGCCGATCATCATCCCGGGGAGCATGGGCGCGGGCAGCTACGTCCTCCGCGGCGGCGAGAACAGCCTCGGCGAGACGTTCGGCTCGACGGCCCACGGAGCGGGTCGGCTGATGAGCCGTACCGAGGCCAAGAGCCGATACTGGGGCGGCGACGTGCAGGACGACCTGCGCGACCAGCAGCGGATCTACGTGAAGGCCCAGGACGGCGCCACCATCGCGGAGGAGGCCCCCGGCGTCTACAAGGACGTCGACGAGGTGGTCCGCGTCTCGGACGCGCTGGGCATCGGCGACAGGGTCGCCCGGACGTTCCCGATCTGCAACATCAAGGGATAG
- a CDS encoding type IV pilin N-terminal domain-containing protein produces MAAELSEDARGLSEVTGVVILVGMTVVVTGTVGIHVLVVQNADTGPPNANFTYDYVEGASTLIIAHEEGDELPAGSVTINDTDRGVAWATLAGINESATVTRGDAVPLSTSNEWGEPVRPSDQIEIYLVREGNATKLDEWEGP; encoded by the coding sequence ATGGCCGCCGAGCTGTCGGAGGACGCGCGGGGACTGTCGGAGGTCACCGGAGTCGTCATCCTCGTCGGGATGACCGTCGTCGTCACCGGCACCGTCGGCATCCACGTTCTCGTCGTCCAGAACGCCGACACGGGGCCGCCGAACGCCAACTTCACTTACGACTACGTCGAGGGCGCGAGCACGCTCATCATCGCCCACGAGGAGGGCGACGAGCTCCCCGCCGGATCGGTCACGATCAACGACACCGACCGCGGCGTCGCCTGGGCGACGCTGGCCGGCATCAACGAATCGGCGACGGTCACCCGCGGCGACGCCGTCCCGCTCAGCACCAGCAACGAGTGGGGAGAGCCTGTCCGCCCCTCCGACCAGATCGAGATCTACCTCGTCCGGGAGGGCAACGCGACGAAGCTCGACGAGTGGGAGGGCCCCTGA
- a CDS encoding translation initiation factor eIF-2B translates to MIDETVDEIEEMQTHSSSVVAVKAARALRTLTEREFPSVDEYLRGLERNSNALRRANPSHASLHTTQRDIVETVREGEPTDLETAWALTEEAVDEAIDQVESAKREAADRCADLIADEGTLLTHDYSTTVLQAIETAVADGATFDVYVTEARPRFLGRRTTRRLAAMEGVDATLIVDSAAGHYVGECDRVLVGMDCVVDGTLYNRVGTYPIAAAAADSGVPTTVVGSHSKLIEEGFAFENAFRPSAEVMREPAEGFEIENPAYDATPVRLLDSVVTDQETRTY, encoded by the coding sequence ATGATCGACGAGACCGTCGACGAGATCGAGGAGATGCAGACCCACAGCTCTTCGGTGGTCGCTGTGAAGGCCGCCCGCGCGCTGCGGACGCTCACGGAGCGGGAGTTCCCGTCGGTCGACGAGTACCTGCGCGGGCTGGAGCGCAACAGCAACGCGCTCCGGCGGGCCAACCCCTCGCACGCGTCGCTGCACACGACCCAGCGCGACATCGTCGAGACGGTCCGGGAGGGGGAGCCGACGGACCTCGAGACGGCCTGGGCGCTGACCGAGGAGGCGGTCGACGAGGCGATCGATCAGGTGGAATCGGCGAAGCGCGAGGCCGCCGACCGCTGCGCCGACCTGATCGCCGACGAGGGGACGCTGCTGACCCACGACTACTCGACGACCGTCCTCCAGGCCATCGAGACGGCCGTCGCCGACGGCGCCACCTTCGACGTCTACGTCACCGAGGCGCGACCGCGGTTCCTGGGGCGGCGGACGACGCGTCGCCTCGCGGCGATGGAGGGCGTGGACGCGACGCTGATCGTGGACAGCGCCGCCGGCCACTACGTCGGGGAGTGCGACCGGGTGCTGGTGGGCATGGACTGCGTCGTCGACGGCACGCTGTACAACCGCGTCGGGACCTACCCCATCGCGGCGGCGGCCGCCGACAGCGGCGTCCCGACCACTGTCGTCGGGTCGCACTCGAAGCTCATCGAGGAGGGGTTCGCCTTCGAGAACGCGTTCCGCCCCAGCGCCGAGGTCATGCGGGAGCCCGCGGAGGGCTTCGAGATCGAGAACCCGGCGTACGACGCGACGCCGGTTCGACTGCTCGACTCGGTCGTGACCGATCAGGAGACGCGGACGTACTAG
- a CDS encoding mechanosensitive ion channel family protein, with the protein MAVRGTRPTVVARDAVAQASPTPTETPMPTETPTSEIPMELFPQWVPDAVIQAGAVVLVLAVAYGVSRLLVRLFGRRIARRYRRPSLTRTILRGMKLGVFLLAFLTILRIYGMELSDIALSVTVFTAVLGVILAPIVGSIISGVFLLADQPYEIGDMIELVDQDRRGFVEDITLRYTKIFTLDNTFLVIPNGTMRERDVINYSAEDARTRLTLSITVTYESDVERARSIVESAARATDGVIEGGPNIRVGAARYPSAPTCYIDEYGDHGVLLTLRYWVTEPYRLLATRSRIYTSVLEAIQDEDVEIAYPHSHLFFDDTSGELQVSTDGRDADPGPRADTDPDAGTDPRSNARTDAQPDTQRDPAADAPADPHRRDDADGEP; encoded by the coding sequence ATGGCAGTCAGGGGAACGCGGCCGACAGTCGTCGCCCGGGACGCGGTCGCGCAGGCGTCGCCGACGCCGACGGAGACGCCGATGCCGACGGAGACGCCGACGTCCGAGATCCCGATGGAACTGTTCCCGCAGTGGGTACCGGACGCGGTGATCCAGGCTGGCGCGGTCGTGCTCGTGCTCGCCGTCGCGTACGGCGTCTCGCGGCTCCTCGTGCGCCTGTTCGGCCGCCGGATCGCCCGGCGGTACCGCAGGCCCAGTCTCACGCGGACGATCCTCCGGGGGATGAAGCTCGGCGTCTTCCTGCTGGCCTTCCTCACCATCCTGCGCATCTACGGGATGGAGCTGTCGGACATCGCCCTCTCGGTGACCGTGTTCACGGCGGTGCTGGGCGTGATCCTCGCGCCGATCGTCGGGTCGATCATCAGCGGCGTGTTCCTGCTGGCCGACCAGCCCTACGAGATCGGCGACATGATCGAACTCGTCGACCAGGACCGCCGGGGGTTCGTCGAGGACATCACGCTCCGGTACACGAAGATTTTCACGCTCGACAACACCTTCCTCGTGATCCCCAACGGGACGATGCGCGAGCGGGACGTGATCAACTACTCGGCGGAGGACGCGCGGACGCGGCTCACGCTCTCGATCACGGTCACCTACGAGAGCGACGTGGAGCGCGCGCGGTCGATCGTCGAGTCCGCGGCGCGGGCGACCGACGGCGTCATCGAGGGCGGGCCGAACATCCGCGTCGGCGCGGCCAGGTACCCCTCCGCGCCCACCTGCTACATCGACGAGTACGGCGACCACGGGGTCCTGCTGACGCTGCGCTACTGGGTCACGGAACCGTACCGGCTGCTGGCCACCCGGTCGCGGATCTACACGTCGGTGCTGGAGGCCATCCAGGACGAGGACGTGGAGATCGCTTACCCCCACTCGCACCTGTTCTTCGACGACACCAGCGGCGAACTCCAGGTGTCGACCGACGGTCGCGACGCCGACCCGGGGCCCCGGGCCGACACGGATCCCGACGCCGGGACGGACCCGCGATCGAACGCGCGGACCGACGCGCAGCCGGACACGCAGCGAGACCCGGCAGCTGACGCCCCGGCCGACCCCCATCGCCGGGACGACGCCGACGGCGAGCCCTGA
- a CDS encoding universal stress protein: protein MALVLVPVRYPLSEHSRATMARAIREAEARDAALTVLHVNLYQSGQQTRRSDLKRAVEEEFGYVPNARYVVRSGLLVEETILEEAASQAADAVVIGRKQVSRWRAMIRRLVDDPDVEHFLREELDCDVVTVSPSDD from the coding sequence ATGGCACTGGTTCTGGTCCCGGTCAGGTACCCCCTCTCGGAACACTCCCGGGCGACGATGGCGAGAGCGATCCGCGAGGCCGAGGCCCGCGACGCCGCGCTGACCGTCCTGCACGTCAACCTCTATCAGTCGGGTCAGCAGACCCGCCGCAGCGATCTCAAACGCGCCGTCGAGGAGGAGTTCGGCTACGTCCCGAACGCGCGCTACGTCGTCCGGTCGGGCCTGCTCGTCGAGGAGACCATCCTCGAAGAGGCGGCCTCGCAGGCCGCGGACGCGGTCGTCATCGGGCGCAAGCAGGTCAGCCGCTGGCGGGCGATGATCCGCCGGCTGGTCGACGACCCCGACGTCGAGCACTTCCTGCGCGAGGAACTGGACTGCGACGTCGTCACCGTGTCACCGTCCGACGACTGA
- a CDS encoding bifunctional metallophosphatase/5'-nucleotidase yields MPPTLLHYSDVENAYDDPDRIGRLAGRLRGLRDGAAVVCGTGDNTAPGVLSLVTEGRQALPFFEAVGTDVETFGNHDFDHGTGATAAVVRDSPQTWLTANVERKGARFLPDETAPVAVREVDGRRLGFVGVTTRSARYNPGAGPLSFGDPVPAVRAAAATLREEGVDDVVVLSHLGREDDRLARETDVDVILGGHVHDVTAERIDGTVLTRPGVNGEAVFAVELGETVSARQYSIEDAPVYEPVADALRERLAAADMNEVVAHVDEPIERSDELIAAGETRVGNLVADAYRWASGADVGLQNSGGVRTGPPLAGDVTVADLVSVVPFEEELALLEVTGAELRRIVREASGDVVDGLPDGFWNGHFSGLSVVWNDATREIERLRVGGEPVDDDATYTVVTTEYLLGTDDEYPTLTPAHHVDAVGSQYDALAEYARSEGVDPEVEGRIVRRGPVEEREE; encoded by the coding sequence ATGCCGCCCACGCTGCTCCACTACTCCGACGTGGAGAACGCCTACGACGACCCGGACAGGATCGGACGCCTCGCCGGCCGACTGCGGGGCCTGCGCGACGGGGCCGCAGTGGTCTGTGGCACCGGCGACAACACGGCCCCGGGAGTGCTCTCGCTGGTGACCGAGGGGCGGCAGGCGCTGCCCTTCTTCGAGGCCGTCGGGACCGACGTCGAGACGTTCGGGAACCACGACTTCGACCACGGAACCGGGGCGACCGCCGCCGTGGTTCGGGACTCGCCGCAGACGTGGCTGACGGCCAACGTCGAACGGAAGGGGGCGCGGTTCCTGCCGGACGAGACCGCCCCGGTCGCGGTCCGCGAGGTCGACGGCCGGCGGCTCGGCTTCGTCGGCGTCACCACCCGGAGCGCCCGGTACAACCCCGGCGCCGGGCCGCTCTCCTTCGGGGATCCCGTCCCGGCCGTCCGAGCGGCCGCCGCGACCCTCCGCGAGGAGGGGGTCGACGACGTGGTGGTCCTCTCGCACCTCGGCCGCGAGGACGATCGCCTGGCCCGAGAGACGGACGTCGACGTGATCCTGGGCGGGCACGTCCACGACGTGACGGCCGAGCGGATCGACGGGACCGTCCTCACGCGGCCGGGCGTCAACGGCGAGGCCGTCTTCGCGGTCGAACTGGGCGAGACAGTGAGCGCCCGACAGTACTCCATCGAGGACGCGCCGGTCTACGAGCCGGTCGCCGACGCGCTCCGCGAGCGGCTCGCCGCGGCGGACATGAACGAGGTCGTCGCGCACGTCGACGAGCCCATCGAGCGCTCCGACGAACTGATCGCCGCCGGCGAGACCCGCGTCGGCAACCTCGTGGCCGACGCCTACCGCTGGGCCTCGGGGGCTGACGTGGGCCTGCAGAACAGCGGCGGCGTCAGGACCGGGCCGCCGCTGGCCGGCGACGTCACCGTCGCCGACCTCGTCTCGGTCGTCCCCTTCGAGGAGGAACTGGCGCTGCTCGAGGTCACGGGGGCGGAGCTGCGCCGGATCGTCCGCGAGGCCAGCGGCGACGTCGTCGACGGTCTCCCCGACGGTTTCTGGAACGGTCACTTCAGCGGGCTGTCGGTGGTGTGGAACGACGCGACCCGTGAGATAGAGCGCCTGCGCGTCGGCGGCGAGCCGGTCGACGACGACGCGACCTACACCGTCGTCACCACGGAGTACCTCCTCGGGACGGACGACGAGTACCCGACGCTGACTCCGGCCCACCACGTCGACGCCGTCGGTTCGCAGTACGACGCCCTCGCCGAGTACGCTCGCTCGGAGGGGGTCGATCCCGAGGTCGAAGGCCGGATCGTCCGTCGGGGGCCCGTCGAGGAACGCGAGGAGTAG
- a CDS encoding DUF5816 domain-containing protein encodes MERRDGPDGRELYVDREQRERGSKGPFFVVYSDAERDGRWGYFCGNCETFNNAMDAMGRIQCNECSNVRKPDEWDAAHE; translated from the coding sequence ATGGAGCGACGCGACGGACCGGACGGTCGGGAGCTGTACGTGGATCGCGAGCAACGGGAACGCGGCTCGAAGGGGCCCTTCTTCGTCGTCTACTCCGACGCCGAGCGGGACGGCCGGTGGGGGTACTTCTGCGGCAACTGCGAGACGTTCAACAACGCCATGGACGCGATGGGCCGGATCCAGTGCAACGAGTGCAGCAACGTCCGCAAGCCCGACGAGTGGGACGCCGCCCACGAGTGA
- a CDS encoding DUF7116 family protein, with protein sequence MGAVTTSLAEQAESIFDDLGYSVSRDGTDIRAERKWRTVRVQLDPDPDPSAVPTDGRFRCFVTQSDAAAGTYRSVAMADPDYEWAVIGVDDDGDYEVYRRTS encoded by the coding sequence ATGGGGGCCGTTACCACATCTCTGGCCGAGCAGGCCGAGTCGATCTTCGACGACCTCGGGTACAGCGTGTCCCGCGACGGCACCGACATCCGGGCCGAGCGCAAGTGGCGCACAGTCCGCGTCCAGCTCGACCCCGATCCGGACCCGTCGGCCGTTCCGACCGACGGACGCTTCCGCTGTTTCGTAACGCAGTCGGACGCCGCCGCGGGCACGTATCGATCGGTCGCGATGGCGGACCCCGACTACGAGTGGGCAGTCATCGGCGTCGACGACGACGGCGACTACGAAGTCTACAGGCGGACGTCGTAG